A window of the Streptomyces albireticuli genome harbors these coding sequences:
- a CDS encoding PLP-dependent cysteine synthase family protein, producing the protein MNSTVRAGGSAGPTPTLDIDRSDPAHRAWLAEAVRKVQADANRSADTHLLRFPLPQEWGIDLYLKDESTHPTGSLKHRLARSLFLYGLCNGWIRPDAPVVEASSGSTAVSEAYFAALIGVPFVAVMPRTTSREKCRLIQAQGARCHFVDDPRTMYAEAAALAERTGGHYMDQFTYAERATDWRGNNNIAESIYQQLRLERHPVPAWIVATAGTGGTSATLARYVRYMQHDTHICVADPENSCFFDGWRDHDPTATSDRGSRIEGIGRPRMEPSFVAGAIDRMMKVPDAASVAAVRALDAAIGRKAGGSSGTGLWSALKIVAELADQGRQGSVVTLICDPGERYLDKYYSDAWLAEQGLDIAPYTAAITTFLATGHWPG; encoded by the coding sequence GTGAACAGCACCGTGCGCGCGGGCGGCTCCGCCGGCCCCACCCCCACCCTCGACATCGACCGCAGCGACCCCGCCCACCGGGCCTGGCTGGCCGAGGCGGTCCGGAAGGTGCAGGCCGACGCGAACCGTTCGGCCGACACCCACCTGCTGCGCTTCCCCCTGCCGCAGGAGTGGGGCATCGACCTCTACCTCAAGGACGAGTCCACCCACCCCACCGGCAGCCTCAAGCACCGCCTCGCCCGCTCACTCTTCCTCTACGGCCTGTGCAACGGCTGGATCCGCCCCGACGCCCCCGTCGTGGAGGCCTCCAGCGGCTCCACCGCCGTCTCCGAGGCCTACTTCGCCGCCCTGATCGGCGTCCCCTTCGTCGCCGTCATGCCCCGCACCACCAGCCGGGAGAAATGCCGGCTGATCCAGGCCCAGGGCGCCCGCTGCCACTTCGTCGACGACCCCCGGACGATGTACGCCGAGGCGGCCGCCCTCGCCGAGCGGACCGGCGGCCACTACATGGACCAGTTCACCTACGCCGAACGGGCCACGGACTGGCGCGGCAACAACAACATCGCCGAGTCGATCTACCAGCAGCTGCGCCTCGAACGCCACCCGGTGCCCGCCTGGATCGTCGCCACCGCCGGCACCGGTGGCACCTCCGCGACCCTCGCCCGCTATGTGCGCTACATGCAGCACGACACCCACATCTGCGTCGCCGACCCCGAGAACTCCTGCTTCTTCGACGGCTGGCGGGACCACGACCCCACCGCGACGAGCGACCGCGGCTCACGCATCGAGGGCATCGGCCGGCCCCGCATGGAGCCCAGCTTCGTGGCCGGCGCGATCGACCGGATGATGAAGGTCCCGGACGCCGCGAGCGTCGCGGCCGTACGGGCCCTGGACGCGGCCATCGGCCGTAAGGCGGGCGGCTCCAGCGGCACCGGCCTCTGGAGCGCGCTGAAGATCGTCGCCGAACTCGCCGACCAGGGCCGTCAGGGCAGCGTCGTCACCCTCATCTGCGACCCCGGGGAGCGCTACCTCGACAAGTACTACTCCGACGCCTGGCTCGCCGAGCAGGGCCTGGACATCGCGCCGTACACCGCGGCCATCACCACCTTCCTGGCGACCGGCCACTGGCCCGGCTGA